Genomic window (Streptococcus porcinus):
CCAGCTATATTACTTGCATTTTTCTTTATTCTTGATTCTTTGGAAAATAGCAGAGCAAAAAAGATTAGGCACTAAGCCTAATCCAAATTTAGAATTATAAAGTCAATTATAACAGGAACTGATAACAGTCCCCCATCTAAAAAATGACTAACTACAGTAAGAAACAACTGACTTTACTTACGCTTACGCGCAATCAGATGAATCGGTGTCCCCTCAAAAGTAAAAGCCGCACGGATTTGATTTTCTAAGAAACGTAGGTAAGAAAAGTGCATCAACTCTTCCTCATTAACAAAAATAACAAAAGTTGGAGGTTTTACAGATACCTGAGTCGCATAGAAAATTTTAAGACGCTTCCCTTTATCTGTCGGTGTTGGATTAATTGCAATAGCATCCATAATAACATCATTGAGAACCGCTGAAGGAATACGACGATTTTGTGAATCACTGATACGCTTAATTAATTCTGGTAATTTATTTAAGCGTTGCTTAGTCAAGGCAGAAACAAAAATGATTGGAGCATAACTTAAAAATTGGAATTGATCACGAATGTCCTCTTCCCATTTTGAAACGGTATGGTTATCCTTTGCAATGGTATCCCACTTATTAACGACAATAATCATCCCCTTACCAGCTTCATGAGCAAAGCCAGCAATTCGTTTATCGTACTCTCGAATGCCTTCCTCAGCATTGATGACCATTAAAACAACATCTGAACGATCAATAGCACGCATAGCACGCATAACAGAATATTTTTCTGTATTTTCATAGACTTTACCCGATTTACGCATACCTGCAGTATCTATCATAGTAAATTCCTGACCCTCGCTATCTGTAAAGCTCGTATCAATAGCATCTCTAGTTGTTCCAGCCACGGGACTTGCAATAACACGGTCTTCTCCTAAAATAGCATTGATTAAACTCGATTTTCCTACATTAGGACGTCCAATCAAACTAAATCGGATGATATTTTCATTATCTTCGACTTCTTCGACGGGTAAATTCTCTACAATGGCATCTAAGACATCTCCAGTACCAATACCATGAACAGATGATAGCGGATAAGGGTCCCCCAAACCAAGTGAATAAAAATCATAAATATCATTACGCATTTCTGGATTATCCACTTTATTAATAGCTAAGATAACTGGTTTATGAGTGCGATAGAGCATTTTAGCAACATACTCATCAGCATCAGTAACACCTTCTTTACCAGAGACTACAAAAACAATAACATCCGCTTCGTCCATTGCAATTTGAGCCTGATGTTTAATTTGTTCCATAAAAGGAGCATCGACATCGTCAATCCCACCAGTATCAATCAATGAAAATTTGCGGTTCAACCATTCTCCGGTTGTATAGATACGATCACGTGTTACGCCTTCAACATCTTCAACGATGGAAATACGTTCCCCTGCAATTCGGTTAAATAATGTGGACTTGCCAACATTCGGGCGTCCAACAATGGCAACTGTAGGTAAAGCCATGATTCTCCTTTATACTTGTAATGTTTCCATTATCAATTTCTCTTTAATTAGTTTTTTTAACAATTAACGGCGGTTAGCTCCTTCAAGGTGGAATTCTTGCGCTAAGTAGCGGACTCTTTCCATTACACGCTTAGCCTGCCAAGTTTCATCATTTCCCTTGATATTCGCCCATTTCCGCTCCAAATCAGTCAAGCTATAATTAGAAGTGAAAAAAGTTGGCAACTCCTCTAACATACGGTATTGCAAGATCACTTGCAACACCTCATCACGTACCCAAGAGGTTGCTTGTTCTGCCCCTATATCATCTAGAATCAGTACTGGAACATTTTTTATAGCATCGATTTCATCTTTTACAGAACCTGATGAAATGGCATTTTTGACATCAATGGTAAAAGTCGGAAAATGAAGCAAAGTTGTTGAAACGCCCTTACGTTCTGATAATTCTCTAGCCATAGCTGCCATAAAATAGGATTTTCCAATACCCATGTCACCATATAGGTATAAACCTTTTTGACTTACATTAGGATATTGCTCAACAAAATCAAGAATCTTAGATAAAGCTTGCATACGACTAGCATTATTGACATCAATATCTGTCATGTTGATATTACGATAAGATTTAGGTAAATTGACCAAATTAATACGATCTGAAATGGCAGCTTTTTCCTTAGCTTCAACCAATTCTTTTGTTTCTTGATAAGAAACGTCTGCATAACCTTCGTTCATAACCAATATTGGTGCGTAGCCTTTGGCAATATATGAATGATCACCTGTTTGGTACTTTTGACGCTCAAGTAAAAATTGATTAAATTTGGATAAACTTAAAGTTATTTCGTCTTGATTCAGACCTTGAGAAGTGATAAAAGCTGCAACTTCTGGATCTGCCAAAATCCTTTCAATTAATTGATTAGAATCTACACGGTTAAGCTTTCCTAATTTTTCCATAGTATTTCCAATTTTTTCCATCTACTCACCACCTTTTTTCAATTTTTCTAAGCGTTTTAAGGCCTCTGCTTTGAATTTATCAAGTTGCTCTTGCTCCTCAGCACTTGTCGTTTCTTGATAATCTGGATTACTCCATTGAGGAACATTTGTTTTAGATGCTTTTGCTTTGGCAGTAGTTGGTTTGCCTTTACGATCTTCAAATGCACGCATCTTTAGGATAGCTTCTTCGGCATTTGCCACTCCTTGGTACGAAAAATCGTTGGCAACTTTCAACAAATAATTTTTCTGAAGATTAGCTGAATTGGTTTTATTAAAGGTATATAAAACCATGATATTAATAACTTCATCCAAAAAATCCATTTGGGCTAATCTTATGAGAAGATTTTTTTCATCCTCAGTCACCGTTGCTCTTTTAGCTTTTTTTATTTTTTCTAAAAATAACTGAGCCTTGTCTTTTTTTGCTTCACGAATAATAATGTGTTCTGCCTGAGTAAACTCTTCTGATTTTGAGGGTTGGGTCAGCATTTGTTTTTTCTGAGCAATCATCCGATTTGGTGAGATTTTCCCACTCACAGCTGTTGCCTTGGCTAATTGATACGTATCAAACCATGTCATTTTATATTCTTCGGCGATACTATAAAGTCTTACAACATCTTCATTTTCATTAGTAAACTGCAAGCCATCACGAGTCATCAATTGTTGAAAGCTATCTAAATCAAAAACTATCTTATTTTTCTTAGATTTCAGAGTTACGTCAAGATCTGCTGGTGCTTTTCCAAACACATCTGAAAATTTTTTTGAAATATCTCTAGCTTGATTTGGAATGGTAACCTCCAACTCAGACAGAGCTAGTTCTCCAATTTTCTGTTCCAGTAAACGTTTATAAATTGGATTAATCAAAAAATCTTCTAACTCCAAAGCTGGTTGCAATTTAATAAGATAATGGTTGACCTCTTGGTACAAAACTACTAAGTCAAGTGCTGTGAGGACAACCAAAGCTTCTTCTAAACGTGACATCCCAAATTGCAAATGATTGAGAATTTCACTATATTTATGTTCACGTTTCCCATCGTCAAAAAAATGTGTTAAATACTGATAAACCACTAAAGCATCACTACCAATAATGGGATAATAAAGCTGAATTAAACTGTTGGCATTATAAGAAACCTTATTCCGTTTCAGATAATAGTAGGTATCAATAGGTTTCATCTGTCACATTACTCTTTTTCTTCCCACGAACACGGGATGTGATTTGTTGCAGCAGCGCTTCAATCTCATCAACATCTTTAAAGCTTTTATAGACACTGGCAAAACGAACATAAGTAATCTCATCTAGTTCAGCTAACTCTTCCATCACCAAATTACCAATAGAGGTACTTGACACTTCGTTCTCATAATCAGCTCTAACTTTTTGCTCAATTCTAGAAATCAAATTTTCGATATCAGTACTTGAAACTGGGCGTTTTTGAGCACTTTGAACCACACCATTTAGGATTTTATCCCGGGAAAATTGCTCTCTTGTCCCGTCTTTTTTAATGACTAAAAGTGGGAGTTCTTCTAAGCGCTCAAAAGTAGTAAAACGTGTATGACATTTTTCACACTCTCTTCGACGTCTAATCGTATTACCGTCTTCAGCTTGTCGGCTATCGATAACACTGGATTTATTATAATTACACTTTGGACAACGCACGCAAACACCCCAATTCTATCAAATTAATCTAGTATCCTATTTTATCATAAATTATAAGATAACAAAAGTATCTGTCCCACTATTATATAGGTATATAGGCCTTTAAAGTTAGAGAAAACATAAAACGAGCTATCTTAACGATAACCCGCTTACGACAATTTTTATTTTTCACAACTAACTCATCCATTTCTGAAAAATTGTTTTAAGAAGAGAAGTCCTTGAGTTAGTCTGCTAATGGTATGTAAATGATAAAGGTTGAGCCTTTGTTCAGCTCACTCTTAACTTCCATCTTCAAATCGTAACCTTCTACAATTTGTTCTAGAATTGATAAGCCAATACCTAAACCAGCCTGAGTACTAGTCCGGTTTCGAGATTTGTCGCTACGATAAAAACGTTCAAAAATATGCTTAATATCTTCATTAGAGATCCCTTCACCTCGGTCAGAAACTTTTACAATAGCTTGTTTACCATCAGTCTCTAAGTCAAGAGAAATCTTCTTTTCAACCCGAGAGTACTTAATGGCATTATCAATCAGAATCATTAGAGCCTGCTCGAAATGATTTTTATAGATACAAGCAAGGGTCTCTTTTGTTCTTGGTTCCCAATTGAAAATAAAGTCTTCTCTCAGAACACGGAAATTCCCAATAACGGTTTCAATTGAAGCCTCTAAAACCATTGTATCCTTTTGATGACCTTCAAAACTTCCTTGAACTCGTATCATATCTAACATATCATTAATCATAATTGCCATACGATCCGCTTCGTGTGCCGTTGCTGAAAGACTCTCCTCTAAAATCTCTTCATCTTCCTTCCCCCAACGTTGTAGCAGTCCAATATGCCCTTTAATAATAGCAACTGGAGTACGAAGCTCGTGACTTACATCACTGATGAACCGAGACTGTAGCTTCGTATAACTTTCAACTTTATCTAACATGGTATCAAAGATTCCTGATAATTCTTCGATTTCATCTCCAGACCTAATCCGCGATCTTAGATTTAGATTATTTGGATTTTCAGAAATATTTCGCATGACATCATGAAGATTGTTTAAAGGTTCAAGAAATTTCCGCGTTGAAATATAAATAATGACATATGCCAGACTAGTGCCAAACAATTCCACAAAAATCAACCATAAGAGCAAGCGAGCTCTAATAACATAGTAGTCTTCTAAATCTTGATAAATTTGAACGTAACCGACTAGTTTGCCACTGCGATTCGAGTAAACCTTTTTGATAAGAGAGAACCCTCGGTACTCTCCTTCAACTTCATCTTTAAAAACTTTATTCAATGGACCAACTAAGTCATAGGAAAATTCAGATTCATCAGTCGTGAAAATCATTTTTTTATCTGTATTATAGATATAAATTTCTTGTTTGGTATCTAAAATATTCGTCAAGTCACGACGACTTCGAATCAGTTCAAGTCCTTTTTCAGATGCAATCTTTAAATTTGCTTTATGATTTGTATAGAGTACATTTGCTAAATTATCAAATGAAAAATTAGAGTTCACCTTGGACAGACGAACTCTAACTAAATCACTAGTATGAGTGATTGCTTGGGTTTCTTTTTTTACTAAAAAATAATCAGTAGAATAGTAAGCAACCATTGTAAATGCAGAAAAAATACAGAAAAACAAAACAAAGAATAAGCTAGACAAGCGTTTAGGTAATGATCTTTTATATTTTCTTACTTTCCGATTTTTCATAAGCTATAACTATTTTTCGCGGATAACATAACCCATGCCACGAACAGTCTGGATATAAGATTCACGACCAGGCATGTCAATTTTGCCACGAAGATAACGAACGTAAACATCCACAACATTTGTTTCAACGGCTTCATCATATTTCCAAACATTAGAAAGCAACTCTTCTCGAGTCATGACACGATTCATATTTGTCATAAGGATATTCAAGAGATCATACTCACGTTTTGTTAGTGAAATTTCATCATCGCCACGGTTCACGGATCTATTTTGAGGGTTCAAAACTAGATCGCGATAAACACCTTGATTAGGTGCTTTCTTTTCAGTTTCAATATCTTGACGGCGGAAAATTGCCCGAATACGGGCTAACAACTCTTCAATAGCGAATGGTTTGACAATATAATCATCTGCACCGCGATCGAGACCTGCCACGACGTCCATAATAGAATCACGTGCAGTCATCATCATGATATAGGTAGTTTTCTCTGTTTGAAGACGACGAGTAACCTCAAAACCGTCCATTTCTGGAAGCATTAAATCTAGTAAAATTAAATCAAAATCTTTTTCTAACGCTGTTTCTAGGCCTTCACGACCGTTTACTTCTACTGTCACCTCGTAACCTTCATGTTGAAGTTCAAGTGAGACAAACCGTGCGAGATTTTTTTCATCTTCCACAATTAGAATTTTCTTTGTCATATATTTTCCTTTTCCCTTCTATCTTCTAAACAAGCTTTAATAGTCGGTTTTCCTTTTTTAATTGAGAGTTTTGTAATCCACTAGATTCTATAAAGTATTTCAGAATTTTAAAGAGTTACAAGAAACCCTCTTTTTGACTAATCAGATACTGTATAGAGTATATCAAAGACAGCTTTATTTAGCAACAAAAAATTACAATTTCCTTAAATAGTCAGTTTTATTCATCAAACAAGCCATCTAAACTTGCAAAAGGATTGTTCCCTTTTTTCTTTTCAGCTTGTAAAGCTTGAAACTGATCCTCTGTTAAAACTTCCCAATCATTACCAGAAGGCATTTCATCCGACTCTAATTCTTTGTCAGTTAAGATTTGTAATGGAATCGATAATAATATGTTATCAATAGCACTCACTTCTAAATCAATGCTATCATCTTCTAAAATCAATACTAGGCTTTCATCAATCTTATCCCCCATGTCTTTAACAGCTCCTTCTTCTGCGAAAAATTCCTGTATCGACTGGTTTTCTAATCTTTCAACTGGTTCCATGGAACGACTAGAAGGTAAAGTCAATGAATAGCTTAATTGATAATTTAAATGGTAAAGACCATCATCATAACTGACTGTGCCAACCACGTGAACATCCTTGATATCAATAATCGATGGATCACGTTCTATGAGACTTTTCTTTATCTCCAAATAGTGGTCAAATGAAATTGGTTCTTGTTTTTTCTTGATTTCTGAAATGTTTAACATAGGATCTCCTAATAATACTCTCATTTATTTTTACTATTATTTTAACAATTTGTCAATGTATTTCTGTAAAAAAGTGCTTTTTTTATCGCTTCAAAAGACAGGGGTCCTTTTACCTAAACCTATTTATAATAATATAAACAGAAAACTTAATACTATCTTAGTATAAAAAGAAGAGCTTAAGGTTTCCTTAAACTCTCACATATGACGCAATCGCTCAATTCGATCTTCGATAGGAGGATGTGTACTGAATAAATTCGAAACATCTTCTTTTTTACGTGGTTCATTAATGTAGAGGGCCGCACTCGCACTATCTATGGGACTAGATAATGGTTGAGAATCTTGTAATTTTTGCAAAGCTTTAATCATACCTTCAGGATTACGTGTTAATTCAACTGAACTTGCATCAGCTAAGTATTCCCTTTGTCTAGAAATAGCCAATTGGACAAGTGAAGCTACTATTGGGGCCAATATCAGTGACAAAAAGGAAAAGAGTAACAGAAATATTCCTAAAGCACTATCATCTCGGTCATCATCACGACTTCTACTACCACCTCCATACCACATCATATGGCTACCAATGCTGGAAATTAGAGCAATTGCACTTGCTAAAGCAACTGCAATTGTTGAAATTCGAATATCGTAGTTACGGATGTGACTAATTTCATGCCCAATAACTCCCTCTAATTCCTCGCGATTCATAACTTGCAACAAACCACTTGTTGCAGCTACTGCTGCGTTTTGAGGACTTGATCCTGTAGCAAAAGCATTTAAAGAAGGATCATCGATAATGTAAACTTTTGGCATCGGTATCTGGGCAACCATTGCCATATCCTCAACAATGTGAAAAAAGTCAGGAGCCTCATCAACCGTAATTTCCCTTGCATTATTCATACTCATAACTACAGCTGTGGATTGAAAAATCATACTAAAAGCATAAATAGAGCCAACAATCAGCGCGATAACTATACCCAACTGATATGACCTAGCCAATAAATAGCCTGCGGCAGCACCTATTGCTGTTAATAGGAAGAAAAAGGCGATAATGAGAATAACTGTGCGTCGCTTATTATGAGAAATTTGTTGATAGAGCATCTTCTCCCCTTCTAAAAACAGATTTTAGCTACCTTAGAAATTAAATTCCACTTTTGGAACTGCTTTTTCTTCATCAGGTGTTTGCAGAAATTCACTTGGTTTAAACCCAAACATTTTCGCTACAAGGTTGCTTGGAAAAGTTTCTAATTTCATATTGTAATTAGATGTTGTTGTATTAAACAATTGACGTGAGTAAGAAATTTTATTTTCAGTATTAGTCAATTCATCTTGTAACTTCAAGAAATTAGTATTGGCCTTTAAATCTGGATAGTTCTCAGCTACTGCTATCAAGCTTGCAACTTGTTTAGTTAGTTCATTTGAAGCTTCCATAGTTGCTGCGGGCGTTGAAGCGTGGGCAACCTGTGAACGAAGTTCTGTGATTTTCTGAAAGGTTTTTTCTTCATAAGCAGCATATCCTTTCACGGTTTCAATCAAGTTAGGAATTAAATCGTTCCTTCTTTTTAATTGAACATCGATTTGACTCCAAGCTTCCTTGGTATGCATCCTGCTTTTAACAAGACTATTATAGCTAGACATTAACCAAAGGGCTAAGAGCGCTATAAGGACTAAAATAATTACAAATGTCATAGTATTTCTCCTTTTTATCTACTGACTTAATTATAGCAATTTTCAGCCGAATAGCAACTATCAATGTTGTAGAGACTTTCTTCTTAAGCATTTGTTTATCACTATAATTATGTTAGAATAGAAAAAAATCAAAAATTGAAGGAAAACAATGACCCCAGAAGAATTTTACCAAACGTTAGCAAAGTCTGGATATAACCTAAGCCAAAAGCAAAAAGATCAGTTTGATACCTATTTTAACACCCTAATTGAGTGGAACCAAAAGATTAATTTAACAGCAATTACTGAAAAAAATGATGTCTACCTAAAACATTTCTACGATTCTATTGCTCCTATCTTGCAAGGTTATATTCCTAATCAGCCTATTCAACTCCTAGATATCGGCGCCGGAGCAGGCTTTCCAAGCCTTCCTATGAAAATTATCTTTCCACAACTGCAAGTAACTATCATCGACTCTTTAAACAAGCGGATTACCTTCTTAGCCCATTTAACTCAGGAACTAGGCTTAGATGGAGTGACTTTTTATCATGGCAGAGCAGAAGATTTTGGTCAAGATAAGGACTTTCGCTCTAAATACGACTTAGTTACAGCACGTGCCGTAGCCAGAATGCAAATTCTGTCAGAGTTAACAATCCCTTTCCTAAAAGTTGGAGGACAACTCATCGCCCTCAAAGCGCAAGCTGCTGACCAAGAGTTAGATGATGCCCGCAGGGCACTTCACCTTCTCTTTTCACAAGTAGTTAGCAACCACCATTATCAATTACCAAATGGTGACGATCGGTACATGACCATTGTTGAAAAGAAAAAAGAAACACCTAATAAATACCCACGTAAAGCTGGGATACCAAATAAAAAACCACTTTAAAAAGAATAAAGCTAAATTATTTTTAAGATTTGGCTTTTTTGATTAATTTTTGATAAGATGAAAGGGATACTTTAAGGAGGACTTATGAGACTACCACCTATCAGAACTTGGACGGTCACACAAAAATTGACCCTAAGTTTTGCTTCTGTTATTCTAATCGGCACCACCCTGCTGTCTTCGCCTTTGACACACTCCCCAAGTGCCCATCAAGCTACTTTTTTAGATCATCTATTCAATGTTGTATCCATGGTGTGTGTAACGGGCCTATCAGTCATACCTGTTTCCGAAGCTTATAACGGCCTAGGTCAAACGATTGTTATTTGTCTCATGCAAATTGGAGGACTTGGGCTAGTAAGTTTTATTGCTTTTAGTACCTTTGCTTTAAAGCGTAAAATGGATTTGTCTGGCCATACCTTACTACAGTCTGCCTTAAACCGAAAAGATAGTAAAAACTTAAAAGATTTTCTTTTCTTTGCTTATAAGATTACCTTTATCATCGAAATGCTCGCATGTGCAATTATCGCAATTGAATTCGTTCCTCGTTTTGGTTGGAAAAATGGTCTATTCAATAGTGTTTTTTTAGCTGTCTCTGCTTTCTGCAATGCCGGTTTTGATAATTTGGGGAGCTCTAGCCTAAAAGATTTTGTTCTCAACCCAACAATTAATTTTGTTATCTCTGCTCTGATCATCTTCGGAGGAATTGGTTTTGCTGTCTGGCACGATGTCACGGAAAACTTGAGACGCTATTTCGTTGAAAAACCAAAATGTCATGGTTTATTTTACCGAAAACTATCCAATCAAACTAGACTAGTACTTCAAACCACTGGCCTTATCTTAGTCTTAGGAACTTTATTAACCTGGTTTTTGGAAAAAGATAATCCTAAAACAATTGCTAATTACACCTTCATAGAACAACTGATGGTTAGCTTTTTTCAAACCGTAACGATGCGGACTGCTGGCTTTGCTACTTTATCCTACCTAGACACGTTAGCACCAACAAATTTTCTTTACATGATTCAAATGGTTATTGGTGGGGCTCCTGGAGGAACTGCGGGAGGTATCAAAGTAACAACTGTAGCCATTACTATTTTACTTTTAAAAGCAGAGCTTTCTGGACAATCCCAAGTAACATTCCAAAATCGGATTATCACTAGTCGAACCGTAAAACAAACAATGTCTGTTTTAATCTTCTTTATGTCAGTATTTATCATTGGCTATACCCTTCTACTCAGCGTAGAACCTACTTTAGATCCTGTCGCCCTACTTTTTGAAGCAGTTTCAGCAATTGATACCGTTGGGGTTACAATGGATATTACTCCAAAATTATCTACACCAGGTAGGGTCATCATTATGTTCTTAATGTTTATTGGACGTGTAGGGCCTATTACTTTTTTACTGAGCTTAATTCAAAGAAAAGAAAAAACAATCCGATATGCAACCACAGATATTTTAGTAGGATAAGACAGGAGAATAAATTATGAAACGTAAAACTATAGGTGTATTAGGCTTAGGCATTTTTGGGAGAACAGTAGCTAGACAGTTGAGTCAGTTTGATCAAGACGTGATTGCTATTGATAAAAGTGAGGCCAATGTTAATGAAATTGGCAATCTTGTCACAAAGGCCGCTGTCGGTGATATGACCGATAATGATTTTTTATTAGCCGTTGGAATTGACCAATGTGACACTGTCGTTATTGCCACGGGAAATAATCTTGAAGCGTCAGTTCTAGCAATTATGCATTGTAAAAAACTTGAAGTTCCTGCTATTATTGCGAAAGCCAAAAATAAAATCCATGAGGAAGTCCTCTATGGTATCGGTGCGACAAATGTTATCACTCCTGAACGTGACTCTGGTAAAAGAGTTGCCTCAAACATTCTAAAATGTCATATCGAAAGCATTATCTACCTCGAGCATGGTATTTCAATGATAAATTTTGCTATCCCCGAATCCTGGGTGGGAAAAACCTTAACGGAGTTAGATGTTAGACAAAAGTATGAATTGAACATTATTGGCACTAGACACGAGAAAGAAAGTTCCTTAGATCCAAATGTTAATCCTACTGCTCCGCTTGAGCCAAATACTATCCTCGTTGCAATTGCCAATAATCATACTTTTGAAAAATTTGATTACCTTGGTTACTTAAAATAACTTTTATATGAATATAAAGAGTAGACCTGATTGAGGTCTACTCTTTTACTTATGACTAAAATATCTTGTTAGACGATCGCCAGTGAATTGTATACTAAAAATAAGAAATAGTATCAGTAACGTCGCTACCCAAGTCACATCATTATTGAATCTATTATATCCATAAGAAATAGCAACATTTCCCAGACCACCAGCTCCAATAGCTCCCGCCATTGCTGTCTCTCCAACCAGTGAAATTAAAGTCACCGTCGAAACACGAATCAAATCTGGTAATCCCTCACTAAGATAAACACGAACAATATCCCAAAAAGTTGCTCCTGAAGCCTGTGCTGCTTCAATAACTCCCTTATCAAGTTCTGAAAAGACAACTTGAACTTGACGAGCAAAAAACGGAAATGTCGCAAAAGTTAAAGGAACAAGTGCTGCATTAGCACCAAGAATTGTTCCCATTACCAAATAAGTGAAGCTTGCTAAGATAGCAATTAATATAATAAAAGGAATCGCTCGAAAAATAGATGTCACTTTATCCAAAATCCAGGAAACTGCCTTATTTTCAATCACACCGCCTGGCCCCATTAAAACTAAGAGAAGTCCTAAAAAGAGCCCAATACTCCCTCCAACAATGAATGGGACAATAGTCATGTAGATGGTATTCCAAATCGCTAGGCCCCAGCCAGCATCACCAGACCAGCCTAGTTGATAAACATTTGGTAAATAAGTTTGAATGATACTTGACATTTATTTTCCTCTCTTTAATATCGTTAAGTCAACACCAGCTTTTGCTAGTGCTTCTTCTGCTAATCCAAGGTTTTTAGCATCGCCTTCTAAAACCAAAATCATTTCACCAACAGGAGTCTGATCTAAGATTTCAATATTCCCATATAAAATATTAGCAGTTACTTCGTAATCTCTATATATTTGGTTCAATATTGGTTCATCTGTTGACGTACCAGCATATTTAAGTTGTGCCAATAATGCATCTTTGGGCAATTGCTTAACAATTTCTTGCTGGTTGATTTTCCCTAAAGCTTCATCAATACCAGTTGCTGTCCGGATAAACTCTTGTGTTAGGGCTTGTTTGGGATTTG
Coding sequences:
- the der gene encoding ribosome biogenesis GTPase Der; translation: MALPTVAIVGRPNVGKSTLFNRIAGERISIVEDVEGVTRDRIYTTGEWLNRKFSLIDTGGIDDVDAPFMEQIKHQAQIAMDEADVIVFVVSGKEGVTDADEYVAKMLYRTHKPVILAINKVDNPEMRNDIYDFYSLGLGDPYPLSSVHGIGTGDVLDAIVENLPVEEVEDNENIIRFSLIGRPNVGKSSLINAILGEDRVIASPVAGTTRDAIDTSFTDSEGQEFTMIDTAGMRKSGKVYENTEKYSVMRAMRAIDRSDVVLMVINAEEGIREYDKRIAGFAHEAGKGMIIVVNKWDTIAKDNHTVSKWEEDIRDQFQFLSYAPIIFVSALTKQRLNKLPELIKRISDSQNRRIPSAVLNDVIMDAIAINPTPTDKGKRLKIFYATQVSVKPPTFVIFVNEEELMHFSYLRFLENQIRAAFTFEGTPIHLIARKRK
- the dnaI gene encoding primosomal protein DnaI, whose translation is MEKIGNTMEKLGKLNRVDSNQLIERILADPEVAAFITSQGLNQDEITLSLSKFNQFLLERQKYQTGDHSYIAKGYAPILVMNEGYADVSYQETKELVEAKEKAAISDRINLVNLPKSYRNINMTDIDVNNASRMQALSKILDFVEQYPNVSQKGLYLYGDMGIGKSYFMAAMARELSERKGVSTTLLHFPTFTIDVKNAISSGSVKDEIDAIKNVPVLILDDIGAEQATSWVRDEVLQVILQYRMLEELPTFFTSNYSLTDLERKWANIKGNDETWQAKRVMERVRYLAQEFHLEGANRR
- a CDS encoding DnaD domain protein, with product MKPIDTYYYLKRNKVSYNANSLIQLYYPIIGSDALVVYQYLTHFFDDGKREHKYSEILNHLQFGMSRLEEALVVLTALDLVVLYQEVNHYLIKLQPALELEDFLINPIYKRLLEQKIGELALSELEVTIPNQARDISKKFSDVFGKAPADLDVTLKSKKNKIVFDLDSFQQLMTRDGLQFTNENEDVVRLYSIAEEYKMTWFDTYQLAKATAVSGKISPNRMIAQKKQMLTQPSKSEEFTQAEHIIIREAKKDKAQLFLEKIKKAKRATVTEDEKNLLIRLAQMDFLDEVINIMVLYTFNKTNSANLQKNYLLKVANDFSYQGVANAEEAILKMRAFEDRKGKPTTAKAKASKTNVPQWSNPDYQETTSAEEQEQLDKFKAEALKRLEKLKKGGE
- the nrdR gene encoding transcriptional regulator NrdR; amino-acid sequence: MRCPKCNYNKSSVIDSRQAEDGNTIRRRRECEKCHTRFTTFERLEELPLLVIKKDGTREQFSRDKILNGVVQSAQKRPVSSTDIENLISRIEQKVRADYENEVSSTSIGNLVMEELAELDEITYVRFASVYKSFKDVDEIEALLQQITSRVRGKKKSNVTDETY
- a CDS encoding HAMP domain-containing sensor histidine kinase, producing the protein MKNRKVRKYKRSLPKRLSSLFFVLFFCIFSAFTMVAYYSTDYFLVKKETQAITHTSDLVRVRLSKVNSNFSFDNLANVLYTNHKANLKIASEKGLELIRSRRDLTNILDTKQEIYIYNTDKKMIFTTDESEFSYDLVGPLNKVFKDEVEGEYRGFSLIKKVYSNRSGKLVGYVQIYQDLEDYYVIRARLLLWLIFVELFGTSLAYVIIYISTRKFLEPLNNLHDVMRNISENPNNLNLRSRIRSGDEIEELSGIFDTMLDKVESYTKLQSRFISDVSHELRTPVAIIKGHIGLLQRWGKEDEEILEESLSATAHEADRMAIMINDMLDMIRVQGSFEGHQKDTMVLEASIETVIGNFRVLREDFIFNWEPRTKETLACIYKNHFEQALMILIDNAIKYSRVEKKISLDLETDGKQAIVKVSDRGEGISNEDIKHIFERFYRSDKSRNRTSTQAGLGIGLSILEQIVEGYDLKMEVKSELNKGSTFIIYIPLAD
- the covR gene encoding two-component system response regulator CovR, with the translated sequence MTKKILIVEDEKNLARFVSLELQHEGYEVTVEVNGREGLETALEKDFDLILLDLMLPEMDGFEVTRRLQTEKTTYIMMMTARDSIMDVVAGLDRGADDYIVKPFAIEELLARIRAIFRRQDIETEKKAPNQGVYRDLVLNPQNRSVNRGDDEISLTKREYDLLNILMTNMNRVMTREELLSNVWKYDEAVETNVVDVYVRYLRGKIDMPGRESYIQTVRGMGYVIREK
- a CDS encoding YceD family protein, yielding MLNISEIKKKQEPISFDHYLEIKKSLIERDPSIIDIKDVHVVGTVSYDDGLYHLNYQLSYSLTLPSSRSMEPVERLENQSIQEFFAEEGAVKDMGDKIDESLVLILEDDSIDLEVSAIDNILLSIPLQILTDKELESDEMPSGNDWEVLTEDQFQALQAEKKKGNNPFASLDGLFDE
- the htpX gene encoding zinc metalloprotease HtpX → MLYQQISHNKRRTVILIIAFFFLLTAIGAAAGYLLARSYQLGIVIALIVGSIYAFSMIFQSTAVVMSMNNAREITVDEAPDFFHIVEDMAMVAQIPMPKVYIIDDPSLNAFATGSSPQNAAVAATSGLLQVMNREELEGVIGHEISHIRNYDIRISTIAVALASAIALISSIGSHMMWYGGGSRSRDDDRDDSALGIFLLLFSFLSLILAPIVASLVQLAISRQREYLADASSVELTRNPEGMIKALQKLQDSQPLSSPIDSASAALYINEPRKKEDVSNLFSTHPPIEDRIERLRHM